The nucleotide window AAAAGAGATAGATCCCGACTTAATTGTCGTTGGAAACTCAGGAAGAAGCGGATGGGAAAAAGTAAGACTAGGTAGCGTTGCAGAAGGCGTAGTAAAAAAAGCCAGCCACCCAGTCCTGGTAACCAGAGTAAAAAACGACGACTACCTCGAAGACATACTTGATATAGCACGCCAGATGCCATTACCCTCAATAGAAGAACTAGAAGAACTAGTAGACATCGACCTAGATGAACTCGAAATAAAAAAACAATTAGGACTTGCATTCGGAACACTACTCGCATTCCTAATACCATTCTTCGGACTAGCCGCAATAATATCCTGGGCACCAGATATTTCTGGAGCCAAAATAATCGGGTACGAACTGAACATCGCTCTTGTATGGATACTTCTTATGTTCCCACTAGGATGGGTCACAGCATTACTCTTCAACCAGTACGCAAAAAAATACGATAGAGCTAAGGAGAGCTAAATAATGAACATAGTTGCCTTAACCATTGTTCTAGCACTTGTAACCATAACAATCGGAGTGGCTTGGTACAGCCGTCGTTGGACAAGAACAACATCAGAGTTTTACGTAGCAGGACAAAAAATATCTTGGGTTCAAAACGCCTTAGCATTAACCGGAGATTACCTAAGCGCCGCAAGCTTTCTTGGAGTCACCGGAGCCATAGCTATACTAGGAATAGACCGTACATGGGATGCAATAGGATACTTCGGAGGATACATCGTTCTCCTCGCACTACTAGCAGTTCCACTAAGAAAAGTTGGAAAATTCACTGCCTCCGAAATACTTACAACCAGATTCCGAGCAAGCAAAACAGTACGTACAAGCGCAATGATAGGAAGCACGGTAATATCCTCATTTTACATAGTACCCCAACTAGTAGGCGCCGGAGCCCTAATGCAGATACTACTAGGATGGGATTACGTCATTTCAGTACTCATAATCGGAGTAATAGTAATAACATACGTAGTTATGGGTGGAATGCGAGCAACAACCTACAACGCAGTTATACAAGCTATCGTACTCTGGTTCGCAATGCTAATAATCCTATTACTAACAGTAGTACTCTTCTTCGACTACAACCCACTTAACATCATAGATTCAGTAAGTGGTTTAGTACCTCCTGAAGTAGCTGCAGGAATGATATCAGATGGAGCAGCATTAGAAGGAAACTATTACGAAGTAATCGAAGAAGTTACAAACCGACTAACCGGAGGAGAAACAGCACTAGTACCAGGTGCGTTCGCTCCTGACTGGATGAACCTATTCGCACTAGCAATCGGACTTGCATTCGGAACAGCCGGACTACCACACGTCCTAAAAAGATATTACACAGTTGACAAACCAAAAGACGCAAGAACAAGCACAATAGGAGTCTTATTCTCCATAGGGACCTTCTATATAATGGCAATATTCGCTGGACTCGCCGCAATGGTACTACTCTATCCCGACTTAATAGGATACTTCCAAGCCGGAGAAGACTCAATAGCACAAAACATGGCCATACCATTACTAGCTGAATTAGTTGGAGGAGATGTCTTACTAGGTATCGCTATAGGTGGAGCTTTCTGTGCTATACTAAGTACAATTGCAGGCCTCCTAATGACCATTGGAACTACGTTAACCCACGACTACTACATGGAGCTCATAGAGCCAAACGCAAGTGAGAAAAAAGAGGTATTCGTAGCAAAACTATCCATAATCGCAACCGGAATAGTAGCGGTACTCATAGCCCTCTCATTAGGTGACCAAAACGTCAGCTTCCTCGTAACACTAGCCTTCGGTATAGCAGCAAGCGTATTCTTCCCAGTCCTATTCATGTCAGTATGGTGGAAAAAATACACACGACAAGGAGCAATTGCAACAATGGCAACAGGACTTATAATCTCCGTTATATTCGTTGTTGCCCACCTAATAGGTATGACAAGCGTGCTTGGCCTACCAGTCCTCATAAACCCAGCGTTATACAGCCTACCCGGCGCCTTAATAGCCGGAATAGTTGTAAGCCTACTAAC belongs to Methanonatronarchaeum sp. AMET-Sl and includes:
- a CDS encoding universal stress protein; the protein is MTEKKILLATDGSKPALMATKKAIEEAKTIDAEVHALTIEEKAPMTLLEKKQENIAEEKYFEIKSRGSEVAKKYGEQQGVKVVEKKVETGPVVAAILEYAKEIDPDLIVVGNSGRSGWEKVRLGSVAEGVVKKASHPVLVTRVKNDDYLEDILDIARQMPLPSIEELEELVDIDLDELEIKKQLGLAFGTLLAFLIPFFGLAAIISWAPDISGAKIIGYELNIALVWILLMFPLGWVTALLFNQYAKKYDRAKES
- a CDS encoding cation acetate symporter, producing MNIVALTIVLALVTITIGVAWYSRRWTRTTSEFYVAGQKISWVQNALALTGDYLSAASFLGVTGAIAILGIDRTWDAIGYFGGYIVLLALLAVPLRKVGKFTASEILTTRFRASKTVRTSAMIGSTVISSFYIVPQLVGAGALMQILLGWDYVISVLIIGVIVITYVVMGGMRATTYNAVIQAIVLWFAMLIILLLTVVLFFDYNPLNIIDSVSGLVPPEVAAGMISDGAALEGNYYEVIEEVTNRLTGGETALVPGAFAPDWMNLFALAIGLAFGTAGLPHVLKRYYTVDKPKDARTSTIGVLFSIGTFYIMAIFAGLAAMVLLYPDLIGYFQAGEDSIAQNMAIPLLAELVGGDVLLGIAIGGAFCAILSTIAGLLMTIGTTLTHDYYMELIEPNASEKKEVFVAKLSIIATGIVAVLIALSLGDQNVSFLVTLAFGIAASVFFPVLFMSVWWKKYTRQGAIATMATGLIISVIFVVAHLIGMTSVLGLPVLINPALYSLPGALIAGIVVSLLTDDVGDVDRFMALAHRKEE